The DNA region ATTAATGTTTGACTTCTTCAAGCTTTAGTGTGCTAACTTGTATTTATGACTTGATGAGGTCGCAGCAGATGACTTGGAACATGGTGACATGACCTGCATTATGACCTGCGTAACTCACCTGACAGAGGCGTCCCCAGCAGCCCCGCGCCGCTCTCGATCAGCTGCAGCAGGCCGAGGGCCCCCATCATGCGCTCCACGCCCACTATCATGGGCACCACCGCAAACACCAGAGACGTCAGCGCCCCCGAGCAGAAGCCGTAGAGGAGGCTGATCACCATCAGAGCGGCGTACGAGCCGGACAGCGAGCTCACAGGCAGCAGCATGATGAACACTCCCGCCAGCGTCGTCCACGTGGTCAGCAGATGAATCGGCCGGAAGTGACCCAGGTCTGAGAACCAGCCCGACGCCACGCGCCCCAAAATGTCTGTAGCGCCGGCGGCTGACATGACAAAAGCGGCTTGGTACTCCGAGAAGCCGGCTTGGCGACTGTGGGCCACCAGGTGGAAATATGGCACAAAGTAGCCGACGTTAAGAAGAGTGACGGCCAGCGTGTAGGTGATGTATGGCCTCTCGAAGAGCAGCGGCAGCTCCAGGTAGGAGGACACTCGCTGCAGCACTGCAGTGCACGATGACCTGCTCTTTGAATCCACCTggagggaaagaaaataaaatactgagcTTCATCC from Plectropomus leopardus isolate mb unplaced genomic scaffold, YSFRI_Pleo_2.0 unplaced_scaffold22207, whole genome shotgun sequence includes:
- the LOC121965898 gene encoding monocarboxylate transporter 13-like, with the protein product FYFLSLQVDSKSRSSCTAVLQRVSSYLELPLLFERPYITYTLAVTLLNVGYFVPYFHLVAHSRQAGFSEYQAAFVMSAAGATDILGRVASGWFSDLGHFRPIHLLTTWTTLAGVFIMLLPVSSLSGSYAALMVISLLYGFCSGALTSLVFAVVPMIVGVERMMGALGLLQLIESGAGLLGTPLSGELRRS